The Triticum urartu cultivar G1812 chromosome 5, Tu2.1, whole genome shotgun sequence genome contains the following window.
CTTGTTATGAGTCCAGCAGTGCTTGCTTGGGCTTCGTTGATTAAAAATATGGCTCGATTAGTGTCGATTGCCAGTTGCTAGTGTAGGGATTGCAGTCATTGATGGTTCTCTGGTGCCTCATTTTGCTTGCGGTTGGCTGTGTTTAGTGCCAGCTCTAAGGGTTTCAACTTTCAAGAGGGTTAGTGCTGTAGCTGGCTTGATGATGCTTGCTTTGGTACTGGTATATGTCCAATGTTGCTTCAAAACCGTATTATCTGATGCTGTGTAGGAAGCCTTAGCTAGATACATCTGAAATTTTTCAGGAATAACATGTGATTGCTGTTCTCTATTTGGGAGTACAGTCTTGGACTCTAGATCGATGATGAGCGGTTTATTTATCCTAGCTTAGCAGGTCGCCCTAATTTTCTGAATAACAAGCTTAGCAGTTTATTTATTCAGAAGTGCAGATAAAACAGGACAGTTTAGGAATACTAATAAGGTGATAGAAACATGAAAATGCAGTGTAAATATGATCTTAGTTTTCTTCAGCCACTGCAACTTCAATCTGAAGCCGCCAAAGAGTATGCCCTGTCACGTTTGGGCATGATCTGCCCCCCTTATTGGAAATCAAGCAAATGCACTTTGACTCTGTTGTAGCTTCCTTTGTATTCCTGAGTACAATACTTGCATCTGAATCGTGCAATTCCTCCACCTCCTGCACCTCCTTCTAAGACGTCCACGTGATTCCACAAAGGCCtgttacatatatatatattttccggCACATCCTAAAACAGCGTGAGGCATATACAACATTAGACAATGAGAAGACCAACTTCAGCAGGCAAAGAACTGAAAGGGTCAAGTCTCAACTGACCATGGCCAAGAAAAATGTTGTCTATCTGGTCGGAGCCTGGGAGTAAATGAAGGAGAAAAAGGCGGCGCTCAAACCCGTTGGGTGGCGCAGTGGCTAGCTCTTTTTTCTCCAGTGCAGCGACAGATGGGCGGAGAGGGAGCACTGGAGGCTGGCCTCCTTCCTCGCGTGGAGGGCTGGAGGCGCTTAGGTCAAGGTAGGGGTGCCGGAGCTCAAAATGGTGGAATCAGTGATGGTTCTCAGATGCGGGGAGGGAGCACCGGAGGCTGGCCTTCTTCATCCTTGCTGGTGTGGCGGTGATCAGGTAGGGCCAGTGCGgcggctgggggggggggggggttgttcTGTATATGGATGGAGTGTAGGGTTTTTACGTATTCTGGAAAGGTATCCCAgtttttttttttggaaaaatagAAATTCCTTTGACACGTATGAGATACATATTTGTGCATATCTGAATGTATCCGAGTATCTGGGCCTGATACACTGGTTTTGGGCCATATCCATGTTTCCAGACCTGGCATGCACGATGTCTAATGTACATACATATGTTTTGATTCACACTAATCCAAATTAAAGAACACATGCTCAAAGCTTTTCCAAAATGACAAGTTCTGGCAGACTTGGGGCCTCTTCATATGTATCTGGTGCCATTTTGCAGAACACATCTTAGCCTTAGCCCTTCATACATTTGAGCCCTGTATTGAGATGTTTCATATTTTATCTACAGGACCTTCCTAATGACATGAGGGTGGCTCAAGAGAAGAAATTGGAAGAACTAAAGAAACGGCAAGAGAATCAGACTCAAGAGGCCATGCAACGAACAATACAGTTGAGGGATAGAAAGATAAAGTTTTTTGGTCGGTGGTCTCTTATCTCTGTTCGTATTCGTTTCTAGTGTCCTTTGTGACTGTGTCTGCCTGTATGAACTTATCATTTTCTTGATGTGGGTATTCTAACTTCACAGAGAGGCGAAAGATTGAGAGGATGATAAGGCGTCTTGACAAACAGCAACGGTTAAATGCTGATGAGGCCAGCAACAAGCTGGCAACATTGCGAGAAGATCTTGAATATGTTAGAGTAAGCTCACTGATGTTCTTTCTCTTGCTTTCTGAACCATTTTTTTGGCATGGGATTTAGTATATTTCTTTAGGACCAAGGAGTATCCTCGGTCTCCATCATGGCTGGTACTTGTTCTAGAATCATTGAGCCTGCTTTAATTTTCATCTAAAGGTTATTTATCTTTGGTGGTGCAGTTTTTCCCAAAGGAAGAAAAATATTTCCCTTTATTCACCGGGGGTAATACCCCAGATATTGTGGAGAAAAGGAATACATGGCGTAAACAGATCAAGGAGAATCTCATCGCTGCTGCAGCAAATGGAAAGGACTTAGAAGGTGCATGTTCCTCTTGATTAGCTTTCAATTATTGATTTTCTAGATTATGATTGCATCTTCAACCTTCATCTTTACATTGAAATATGTGCCACATGTTGGCTAGATATCTACTGTCTAAATCACTAAATTTTGTTTTGCATCACCCGACAGAGACAGCCAGTGACGATGACACCTTGGATGTGAGTGAAGATGACTTCTTTATGTCTGGAAGTTCAAGTGATGAAGAGGCAGATGATGAGCTTACCGATAAAAGTACAAAGTATGATTCACAACTCTTGGGCATTGTACTTGCTATTAGGTTCCCAGTGGTATATCATGCGTAAATTTGTTACTCTGAGAACATTACACGGGGTGATCAATTAATGTTTAGTTCGGCTTATATTATTGCATAGAGTTTGAGTGTGTTAATGAAATTGGGTTATCCAAAAACTATCTGTGAATAATCATGATATGTAAGTGATCCATGCAATGTTGCTTTTACTGCTGCAAAATATCCTATCTGGGTCTGCAAGATAGCATTTTTTGTGACCGGATGATTTTCCCGTGGCAAATGTCATTTTCAGCTTAGTTTTGAAGTCAAGGGACAAGGTTGGTTCCTGAAAAACAGGGTCTATAATCATTTTAATAGTTGGTTGATGCTCATGCAGTTTGAATCATTTCATTTCGTGGTGGGAAAACATCATATTTTCTAATAAATTATTCCCCACAGATTTTCTCAGGCTGGATCGTAACCTTGTATCTGTTTTGCTTTAACATCGTATGTTCAGTGACTTCATCACTGCATAAATGTTGCATGGTAATTAAAGATATCCTAATGCTTATTTTTTTGCAGAGAACCTGGTGCTTCAGGTAGGGCAGCGTCTGGTATGTCGAGTGATGAAAAGAACCAGGTTGTTTTCTGCACTGTGTCTCCAGTGTTTCCAATCAGCTGTCACAATTTTGCTTCCTTATATTTAAGCCCACTACTGTGCAATGCAGCGGCAGAGAGATGCTCGAGTGCTTATGCCACCACCTCGCTCATTACCACCTAATAGAGCTAGATCTGCGGATAAACGTGCGGTTTCCAGCTCTGGCAATGCTTCGACCAGTACAAGCGGTAACTCGTTCAAAAATAGAAGAGCATCAAATCTTTCTGGAGATCACAACAGCACTCTGAGTTCAAATTCTGATGCTCATAAGCCACGCCGCAAAAGGAgaccgaagaagaagaagcaggtATAACTTTGCGTACATGCTTTAGCCTTCGTACATTTTGTCATGATATCTATATATGACTGAAAATAACTCTGATGGTTTGAAACTCTCGGGTTTCTAGTCAGACGCAGTTGTAGTGTGGTTATTTATCGTAAGTAGATCTCTGTAAGAACAGTTAGAATAATAAAATCCGACAAACATGAGGAGAAATCTTTCCACATGGTGTCTGGGTGTGTAGCATGTATGTATGTATGCGTATAACTGTAAGTTGGCTATGCTTGGACTTTTTACACAAGTGGGGAAGCTATATCATTGGGAATAATATCTTAGTTGGTTACCTTTGTACCATTTGTCTGCCTGCGTACAACATCACCGATACCATGTCACCTTGTAGCCCTGTACTCAATATTATACAAAAGTCTGATGATGCTTGCTGCTTCTTGTCCATCTCAACAGGcatgaatgaatgaatgaataTTCCGATCCTCTAGAAGAGCAGAAACCAAGATGTGTTCCATCCCAAAGCGCGGCTTCATTCATGGCTCGTCGATTCGAAAAG
Protein-coding sequences here:
- the LOC125510964 gene encoding rRNA-processing protein efg1-like encodes the protein MAHGGQPRRAPAARRPKPSASAPAPDRKRKRAATFKTATLKNQIRSTERLLRKDLPNDMRVAQEKKLEELKKRQENQTQEAMQRTIQLRDRKIKFFERRKIERMIRRLDKQQRLNADEASNKLATLREDLEYVRFFPKEEKYFPLFTGGNTPDIVEKRNTWRKQIKENLIAAAANGKDLEETASDDDTLDVSEDDFFMSGSSSDEEADDELTDKSTKEPGASGRAASGMSSDEKNQRQRDARVLMPPPRSLPPNRARSADKRAVSSSGNASTSTSGNSFKNRRASNLSGDHNSTLSSNSDAHKPRRKRRPKKKKQA